Within the Bacillus pumilus genome, the region CTCATCAGTGAGACATATTCCCTTCAAGCTCATGCCACGATTTCCCATGGCAACCGTTCAACCCTTTTCATACTTCCAGCACAGCCAACTCGACCGATATTACGGCGTGCTGCTTGATAGGTAGGGTACGTGTCATGCTCACTCCATTTCCCGTTTGCTAATAGAGTAGAACGCCAATAGGCAACGTATCCGCTCGCTGTATTGACGATACAAAATTCAGCGTGAGGAGATTTTGAATACCAGATTTCTTTCATTTTGACTGCCTCCCTACAGGAGGAAACTCCTGCTATAGATTTATTTTGTGTGAACTGCTGTAATTTAAATTTGTGAACTGACCATCACGTGTTGTGATCTCAGTTTTTCCATACATTGGTGCTTCAGCTAAAAAT harbors:
- a CDS encoding XtrA/YqaO family protein; its protein translation is MKNPYKHIDSNISIDQLFEKGEVKVIILDGHSNEAFLAEAPMYGKTEITTRDGQFTNLNYSSSHKINL